One window of Chloroflexus aggregans DSM 9485 genomic DNA carries:
- a CDS encoding oxidoreductase → MADLFTPIQVAGRQIANRIVMAPAPSGLAGTDGFCHGALTSFYERRAQAGVGLIIGEPMLIYAPPTPIPHLGIWHDCFLPGLRRLVAAAHAFGSRIAFLLEAPAIAQIPTTLVDDYVQAAWRALATGADGVFISIADDGMLTRLVSPSRATDNGIGPVVNERILPVLTVLEQMRHLFGRRLWIGLRMPAAELIPNGLSHQDARLIARRAVAAGAQLLDVTLTRYTADVARFPGWTLPLVAGIRRIANEAVVIGSGQLSDPWLADAAVQDGSVDLVMLCTALRCMPEWPKLAKRLLLPVSVR, encoded by the coding sequence ATGGCAGATCTGTTTACCCCGATCCAAGTGGCAGGCCGGCAAATAGCTAATCGAATCGTGATGGCGCCAGCGCCGAGTGGTCTCGCCGGGACCGACGGATTTTGCCATGGAGCGCTCACCAGTTTCTACGAACGACGGGCACAAGCCGGTGTTGGTTTGATTATCGGCGAACCAATGCTTATCTATGCGCCACCCACTCCGATCCCACATCTTGGGATATGGCACGATTGCTTTCTGCCGGGTCTCCGACGGTTAGTAGCGGCAGCCCATGCGTTTGGGAGTCGAATTGCCTTCTTGCTCGAGGCGCCAGCCATCGCCCAAATACCTACGACGCTGGTTGATGATTACGTCCAAGCGGCGTGGCGTGCATTGGCCACCGGGGCAGACGGCGTCTTCATCTCCATTGCCGATGACGGTATGCTTACTCGGCTTGTCTCACCAAGTCGTGCCACCGACAATGGGATAGGACCGGTAGTGAACGAACGGATTCTGCCGGTGTTGACTGTTCTTGAGCAGATGCGCCACCTCTTCGGTCGTCGCTTGTGGATCGGGCTACGGATGCCGGCAGCCGAATTGATTCCCAACGGTCTCAGTCATCAAGATGCCCGCCTCATTGCCCGGCGGGCCGTAGCTGCCGGAGCGCAACTGCTTGATGTCACATTGACGCGCTACACTGCCGACGTAGCTCGTTTTCCGGGCTGGACGCTGCCATTGGTGGCCGGGATACGCCGGATCGCCAATGAAGCAGTCGTGATCGGGTCTGGGCAATTGAGCGACCCATGGTTGGCCGATGCTGCCGTCCAAGACGGCAGCGTTGATTTGGTCATGCTGTGTACTGCTCTCCGCTGTATGCCCGAATGGCCAAAACTAGCAAAGCGCCTGTTGCTACCGGTTAGCGTAAGATAA
- a CDS encoding response regulator, whose protein sequence is MTYRIVVVARANPVLRSLPEALAGDATVQIFDSANEALWSISTEPPDLVLSELELDEMSGLDLAEIVPNFDPNTRVVLWGSGITAADRARAKAAGVSTVLSGDVSLDAVRAAVSTALQATHHESTPPTPSPAPVASEPTRREPPAPSTKSSMRESTHREPPVAKETSPAPEPTARRDFTPARIVLPSRAEREAAERAAREAAEREAAEREAAEREASTAKSSLAARSRAAVERRAGSSAASSSAAEPPIGWRSDGRNLIVTEQNIAAIRSIMGQLGQDLGTQSIMLTDRAGMILVETGDKGNLPLMVVLPLLSTGFSTTGEVARQLREEDATSVYIHEGVNIDLYCFDVAQRFLLVLVFNKRVASSKIGAVWVNAKRAIRELREVLAKSS, encoded by the coding sequence ATGACGTATCGCATTGTCGTGGTCGCCCGTGCTAATCCGGTATTACGCAGTCTTCCTGAGGCGTTGGCTGGCGACGCTACTGTGCAAATCTTCGATTCGGCCAATGAAGCTCTCTGGTCAATTAGTACCGAACCACCCGATCTCGTGCTCAGCGAACTAGAACTCGACGAGATGAGTGGTCTCGATCTGGCCGAGATTGTGCCGAACTTCGATCCGAATACACGAGTGGTACTGTGGGGGTCCGGCATTACTGCGGCCGATCGTGCCCGTGCCAAGGCCGCCGGGGTTAGTACCGTGCTAAGTGGTGATGTAAGCCTCGATGCAGTGCGTGCTGCCGTGAGCACCGCGCTTCAGGCTACCCACCATGAGTCAACACCACCGACTCCGTCACCCGCTCCCGTTGCGAGCGAGCCGACGCGCCGTGAACCGCCTGCTCCGTCAACCAAATCGAGTATGCGTGAATCGACTCACCGTGAACCACCGGTCGCCAAAGAAACCTCACCGGCACCTGAGCCGACTGCTCGGCGTGATTTTACGCCGGCGCGCATTGTCTTACCCTCACGTGCCGAACGAGAAGCCGCCGAACGTGCCGCTCGGGAAGCCGCCGAACGGGAGGCTGCCGAACGAGAAGCTGCCGAGCGAGAGGCGTCTACCGCTAAAAGCAGTTTGGCTGCTCGTTCACGGGCAGCAGTCGAACGTCGTGCTGGTTCATCGGCCGCATCGTCATCGGCTGCCGAACCGCCTATCGGTTGGCGGAGTGATGGTCGGAACCTTATCGTGACCGAGCAAAATATTGCGGCAATCCGCAGTATTATGGGCCAATTGGGCCAAGATCTCGGTACGCAGAGTATTATGCTGACCGACCGCGCCGGGATGATTTTGGTCGAAACCGGCGATAAGGGTAACTTGCCGTTGATGGTGGTGTTGCCTCTCCTGTCGACCGGTTTCTCAACGACCGGTGAGGTCGCCCGCCAGTTACGTGAGGAAGATGCGACCAGTGTCTATATTCACGAAGGCGTGAATATCGATCTGTATTGCTTCGATGTTGCTCAGCGCTTCTTGCTGGTTTTGGTCTTCAATAAGCGGGTGGCAAGTTCAAAAATCGGTGCGGTGTGGGTGAATGCGAAACGTGCTATCCGTGAATTGCGCGAGGTGTTAGCGAAGTCGTCGTAG
- a CDS encoding sodium ion-translocating decarboxylase subunit beta, which yields MEWLIGFFEASGLAHLAWGNLLMIVVGCVFVYLAIARGFEPLLLVPIGFGIILGNMPFEPGMGQGVYDQGSVLSYIYFGVITGIFPPLIFLGIGAMTDFSALIAQPRLILLGAAAQLGIFFTLLMAIFLGSRLPFLDLAGDDPLRLLRAAAAIGIIGGADGPTAIFIASRLAPDLLGAIAVSAYSYMALVPVIQPPIMRLLTTRQERLIRMPPPPEVDRTQRILFPIIGLIVCVLIVPDTLPLLGMLFFGNLLKESGVTERLAKTARSALIDSVTIMLGLTVGASTQAGNFLTPRSIAIFALGACAFAISTAGGVLFAKFYNLFTNNKVNPLIGAAGVSAVPMSARVAHTLAQEEDRQNYLIWQAMCPNVAGVIGSAVAAGVLLVILR from the coding sequence ATGGAATGGCTCATTGGCTTTTTCGAGGCAAGTGGGTTAGCCCATCTGGCATGGGGTAACCTGCTCATGATCGTTGTCGGCTGCGTGTTTGTCTACCTGGCGATTGCTCGCGGTTTCGAGCCGTTGCTGCTGGTGCCAATCGGGTTTGGCATTATCCTTGGCAATATGCCGTTCGAGCCGGGGATGGGGCAAGGCGTCTACGATCAGGGGAGTGTGCTGAGCTATATCTACTTTGGTGTGATTACCGGTATCTTCCCGCCGCTGATCTTTCTCGGTATTGGCGCAATGACCGACTTTTCAGCCCTGATTGCGCAGCCTCGTCTTATCTTGTTGGGTGCTGCTGCGCAACTCGGCATCTTTTTCACCCTCCTGATGGCGATCTTCCTCGGTTCACGCCTTCCCTTCCTCGATCTCGCCGGTGATGATCCACTGCGCCTCTTGCGAGCTGCGGCAGCGATCGGCATTATCGGCGGCGCCGATGGACCAACGGCGATCTTCATTGCGTCGCGACTTGCTCCCGATCTGCTCGGCGCAATTGCCGTCTCGGCCTATTCGTACATGGCACTGGTACCGGTCATTCAGCCGCCGATTATGCGGTTGCTCACCACCCGCCAAGAACGCCTCATTCGCATGCCACCACCGCCGGAAGTCGACCGCACCCAGCGCATCCTCTTCCCAATTATCGGCTTGATCGTCTGTGTCCTGATTGTCCCCGATACGCTACCACTGTTGGGAATGCTCTTCTTCGGCAACTTGCTGAAAGAAAGTGGTGTCACCGAGCGATTGGCCAAGACTGCGCGTAGCGCCTTGATCGACAGCGTGACGATTATGCTCGGTCTGACCGTTGGTGCCAGCACTCAAGCCGGTAATTTTCTGACCCCGCGCTCCATTGCTATTTTCGCACTCGGTGCGTGTGCCTTTGCCATCTCGACTGCCGGTGGTGTGTTGTTTGCCAAGTTCTACAATCTTTTCACGAACAATAAGGTTAACCCACTGATCGGTGCAGCCGGGGTGTCGGCCGTACCAATGTCTGCTCGCGTCGCCCATACCCTCGCTCAAGAAGAAGATCGCCAGAATTACTTGATCTGGCAGGCGATGTGCCCGAATGTAGCCGGGGTGATCGGCTCTGCCGTGGCCGCGGGGGTGTTGTTGGTTATCTTACGCTAA
- the atpH gene encoding ATP synthase F1 subunit delta, producing the protein MATTIDARALAAPLVEALLSTAAEQIRAAAPRIAGLPASDAAAVLPADLLPQVRNFLLTMVKEGLSGELNAVAEALQTYLETGRRVIDASVTSAIELSSEQQERITSELRRRYGDVHVTYHVDPTLIGGLIIRVGDQVLDNSLRARLSAVQRALQAS; encoded by the coding sequence ATGGCAACAACCATTGACGCACGGGCGCTGGCCGCTCCATTGGTGGAAGCTCTGCTGAGTACGGCTGCTGAGCAGATTCGAGCCGCTGCGCCGCGGATCGCCGGTCTTCCGGCAAGCGATGCAGCAGCAGTGCTGCCCGCCGACCTCCTGCCACAGGTGCGCAATTTCCTGCTGACCATGGTAAAAGAGGGATTAAGCGGCGAGTTGAATGCAGTGGCCGAAGCGCTCCAGACCTATCTGGAAACCGGTCGTCGTGTGATCGACGCCAGTGTAACCAGTGCGATTGAACTGAGCAGCGAACAGCAAGAACGGATTACGAGTGAGTTGCGTCGGCGCTACGGCGATGTCCATGTAACCTACCATGTGGATCCAACGCTGATCGGCGGTTTGATTATTCGGGTTGGCGATCAGGTGCTCGATAATAGCCTGCGCGCCCGCCTGAGCGCTGTTCAGCGTGCATTACAGGCAAGTTGA
- the atpE gene encoding ATP synthase F0 subunit C, protein MEGLNLVATALAVGLGAIGPGVGIGIIVSGAVQAIGRNPEIENRVVTYMFIGIAFTEALAIFGLVIAFLIGFGVLQ, encoded by the coding sequence ATGGAGGGTTTGAATCTCGTCGCAACCGCGCTCGCTGTAGGTTTGGGCGCCATTGGGCCGGGTGTCGGCATCGGTATCATTGTCTCGGGTGCGGTGCAAGCGATCGGCCGCAATCCTGAAATTGAAAATCGTGTTGTGACCTACATGTTTATCGGTATCGCCTTTACCGAAGCGCTTGCCATCTTCGGTTTGGTGATTGCATTCTTGATCGGTTTCGGCGTGTTGCAGTAG
- the atpA gene encoding F0F1 ATP synthase subunit alpha, whose protein sequence is MTTITEELIARLKQGIISGVDLQPRQVNVGTVIAVGDGVARLSGLDQVVASEIVEFPPKAGRNESIYGIALNLEQDSVAAIILGDDESIEEGDLVTSTGRVISVPVGQGLLGRVVNPLGQPIDGKGPIQYEKMRPIERIAPGVITRKSVDTPVQTGIIAIDALIPIGRGQRELIIGDRQTGKTAVAIDTIINQKGQGMVCIYVAIGQRRAQVAQVVGTLEKYGAMEYTIVVSATASESAALQYIAPYAGCAMGEEIMENGVMLNGQLVKDALIVYDDLSKHAVAYRQVSLLLRRPPGREAYPGDVFYLHSRLLERAARLNEEYGGGSLTALPVIETQANDVSAYIPTNVISITDGQIYLEADLFNAGQRPALNVGISVSRVGSAAQTRAMRAVAGKLKGELAQFRDLAAFAQFASDLDATTKAQIERGQRLQELLKQPQFQPLAVEDQVAVLYAATNNYLDDVPVAMITKWRDDFLAFLRTAHPEVRKLIYDNRLDRKFPTPEVKEALEAAIKEFKATSNYS, encoded by the coding sequence ATGACGACGATTACTGAGGAATTGATCGCCCGGCTGAAGCAGGGGATCATCAGCGGCGTCGACCTTCAGCCGCGTCAGGTCAATGTCGGTACGGTGATTGCCGTCGGTGACGGCGTCGCGCGGCTGTCCGGCCTTGATCAGGTCGTTGCCTCTGAGATCGTTGAGTTCCCGCCTAAGGCCGGCCGGAATGAGTCGATTTATGGTATTGCCCTGAACCTCGAGCAGGATAGCGTCGCTGCGATCATTCTCGGTGACGATGAAAGTATTGAGGAAGGGGATCTGGTAACTTCGACTGGCCGCGTGATTTCAGTGCCCGTTGGTCAGGGTCTGCTGGGCCGGGTGGTTAATCCGCTCGGTCAGCCGATCGATGGCAAGGGGCCGATCCAGTATGAGAAGATGCGCCCAATTGAGCGGATTGCCCCCGGTGTGATTACCCGTAAGTCGGTCGATACACCGGTGCAAACCGGGATTATCGCGATTGATGCCCTGATCCCGATCGGTCGTGGTCAGCGTGAGTTGATCATCGGTGACCGCCAAACTGGTAAGACGGCAGTGGCGATTGATACCATCATTAACCAGAAGGGTCAAGGGATGGTGTGTATCTACGTCGCCATCGGTCAGCGCCGGGCGCAGGTGGCGCAGGTGGTCGGTACGCTCGAGAAGTATGGGGCGATGGAGTATACCATCGTGGTTTCGGCCACCGCTTCGGAAAGCGCTGCACTCCAGTATATCGCGCCTTACGCCGGTTGTGCGATGGGCGAAGAGATCATGGAGAACGGCGTGATGCTCAACGGGCAATTGGTCAAGGACGCTTTGATCGTCTACGATGACTTGAGCAAGCACGCAGTCGCTTATCGCCAAGTGTCACTGTTGTTGCGCCGTCCGCCCGGTCGTGAGGCGTACCCCGGTGATGTCTTCTATCTGCATTCACGGTTGCTCGAACGTGCTGCCCGTCTGAACGAGGAATACGGTGGTGGTTCGCTGACAGCCTTGCCCGTGATTGAGACGCAAGCTAACGATGTTTCGGCCTATATTCCGACAAACGTTATTTCGATTACCGATGGTCAGATCTATCTGGAGGCTGACTTGTTTAACGCCGGTCAGCGTCCGGCGCTCAACGTCGGTATTTCAGTGTCGCGTGTCGGTAGTGCAGCGCAAACGCGAGCGATGCGTGCCGTCGCCGGTAAGCTGAAGGGTGAGCTGGCTCAGTTCCGCGACCTTGCCGCTTTTGCCCAGTTTGCCAGTGATCTCGATGCCACAACGAAGGCTCAGATCGAGCGTGGTCAGCGGCTGCAAGAGCTGCTCAAACAGCCGCAGTTCCAGCCGTTGGCCGTCGAAGATCAAGTGGCCGTGTTGTACGCAGCCACCAACAACTACCTCGACGATGTGCCGGTGGCAATGATCACGAAGTGGCGCGATGATTTTCTGGCCTTCCTGCGCACCGCCCATCCAGAAGTGCGGAAGCTGATCTACGACAATCGCCTTGATCGCAAGTTCCCCACGCCTGAGGTTAAGGAAGCGTTGGAGGCGGCGATTAAGGAGTTTAAGGCGACCAGTAACTATAGCTAG
- the atpB gene encoding F0F1 ATP synthase subunit A, with amino-acid sequence MSTRTRTILIIVGALVISIVSRFFLYTGPPHVEVAAEVIFDGIPGFPITNSFIVTIIVDILLIAIAFAATRNLQMVPRGLQNVMEFALDALYNLFRNINAKYVATAFPLVTTIFLFVLLGNWFGLLPGVGSIGVCHEKKDMHGVVDQRLALTGPASVLAAESEEVHDTCAAQGKKLVPLFRAPAADLNFTFAIAAISFVFIEYWGFRALGPGYLKKFFNLNGIMSFVGIIEFISELVKPFALAFRLFGNIFAGEVLLVVMAFLLPLLLPLPFYGFEVFVGFIQAVIFALLTYAFLNIAVTGHDEEHAH; translated from the coding sequence TTGTCAACGCGGACTAGAACTATTCTGATCATCGTAGGGGCACTGGTTATCTCAATTGTCAGTCGCTTTTTCCTCTACACCGGTCCACCTCACGTCGAAGTTGCTGCCGAAGTTATTTTCGATGGCATTCCGGGTTTCCCCATTACCAACTCGTTCATTGTCACCATTATTGTTGACATTCTGTTGATTGCTATAGCCTTTGCGGCAACACGCAACCTGCAGATGGTGCCGCGTGGTTTGCAGAACGTGATGGAGTTTGCCCTTGATGCACTCTACAACCTGTTCCGCAACATCAACGCGAAGTACGTGGCAACCGCTTTTCCGCTGGTAACAACGATCTTCCTGTTTGTGCTGCTGGGTAACTGGTTTGGTCTCTTGCCAGGGGTTGGTTCGATCGGCGTCTGCCATGAAAAGAAAGATATGCATGGTGTGGTCGATCAGCGGTTGGCGTTGACCGGCCCGGCGAGTGTGCTTGCCGCCGAAAGTGAAGAGGTACACGACACCTGCGCTGCACAGGGTAAGAAGCTGGTACCGCTTTTCCGTGCGCCGGCTGCCGATCTGAACTTTACCTTCGCAATTGCGGCTATTTCATTCGTTTTTATCGAGTATTGGGGGTTCCGGGCACTTGGTCCCGGCTATCTGAAGAAGTTCTTTAATCTGAACGGTATCATGTCGTTTGTCGGCATCATCGAGTTCATCTCCGAACTGGTGAAGCCCTTCGCGCTGGCCTTCCGTCTTTTTGGTAACATCTTTGCCGGCGAAGTGCTGTTAGTCGTGATGGCGTTCCTCTTGCCGTTGCTGTTACCGTTGCCGTTCTACGGCTTTGAGGTGTTTGTCGGATTTATTCAGGCGGTTATCTTTGCACTGCTGACCTACGCCTTCCTCAATATCGCCGTGACCGGCCACGACGAGGAGCATGCACATTAA
- a CDS encoding L,D-transpeptidase, which yields MSYPILPTTHHRHITTTLSLLAISILGWLYWFHPVIAHPTAARSRLPVVRTVYFPATGHHLSNRVGFLDFWRANGQLHTFGMPITEELVVDGRIVQYFERARFEYHPEYAGTPQQVQLGLLGREWLDRQGLVMPPASAGEGAFFAETGYWVSGEFLEFWERHGGLPVFGFPISETFNDNGVMTQYFERAWLRYRPEALSPFLRQQQLIYGFDLDTLDEVQIDDLGRRVAEQLGLSTAPVARLPGAPDWSPALWQRRIEVDLTRQRLFAYEDDLLVFTAPVATGRDGFNTPRGEFAIYYRLPEQTMADCLGGECWYVPNIPWVQYVVGGVALHGTYWHNAHGTGVRMSHGCINLRIDDAQWLYAWADLGVPVRVY from the coding sequence ATGTCATACCCCATCCTACCGACAACCCATCATCGTCACATAACGACCACGCTGAGCCTCCTTGCGATAAGCATTCTCGGATGGTTGTACTGGTTTCATCCGGTTATTGCGCATCCCACAGCCGCTCGCAGTCGTTTACCGGTTGTGCGTACCGTCTACTTCCCGGCAACCGGCCATCATCTTTCCAATCGGGTCGGTTTTCTCGATTTTTGGCGTGCCAATGGTCAGCTTCACACTTTTGGCATGCCGATTACTGAAGAATTAGTGGTTGATGGTCGTATTGTGCAATATTTCGAGCGCGCCAGATTTGAGTACCATCCTGAATATGCCGGAACGCCACAGCAAGTGCAATTGGGCCTGCTCGGACGGGAATGGCTCGACCGGCAGGGTCTGGTGATGCCGCCCGCATCTGCCGGCGAAGGTGCATTCTTTGCCGAAACCGGGTATTGGGTGAGTGGCGAGTTTCTAGAATTCTGGGAGCGTCATGGTGGTTTACCGGTATTTGGCTTCCCGATTAGCGAAACTTTCAATGATAACGGTGTCATGACCCAATACTTTGAGCGAGCCTGGTTGCGGTACCGGCCGGAAGCGCTCTCGCCGTTTCTCCGTCAGCAGCAGCTTATCTACGGCTTCGATCTCGATACCCTTGACGAAGTTCAGATCGATGATCTTGGTCGGCGCGTGGCGGAACAGCTTGGCCTCAGTACGGCGCCGGTCGCCCGCTTGCCCGGCGCACCCGATTGGAGTCCGGCGCTGTGGCAACGGCGGATCGAAGTTGATTTGACCCGTCAGCGTCTCTTTGCCTACGAAGATGATCTCCTCGTCTTTACCGCACCGGTCGCGACCGGTCGCGATGGCTTCAATACGCCACGAGGTGAGTTTGCGATCTACTATCGCTTACCCGAACAAACGATGGCCGATTGTCTCGGTGGTGAGTGTTGGTATGTGCCGAATATTCCGTGGGTGCAGTATGTGGTTGGTGGCGTCGCCCTCCACGGTACGTACTGGCACAATGCGCACGGAACCGGCGTGCGTATGTCGCATGGCTGCATCAACTTACGGATCGATGATGCGCAGTGGTTGTATGCGTGGGCCGATCTGGGAGTCCCGGTGCGGGTGTATTAA
- a CDS encoding F0F1 ATP synthase subunit B — protein sequence MEALGINLNLFLAQLVNFLLLIFILRALLYRPVMNLLNERTKRIEESVRDAEKVREQLANAKRDYEAELAKARQEAARIVAQAQERAKQQEAEIIAQARREAERLKEEARVQAEQERARLLSEAKSQIADLVTLTASRVLGAELQARGHDALIAESLAALDRRN from the coding sequence GTGGAAGCATTAGGCATTAACCTAAACCTATTTCTCGCGCAACTGGTCAACTTTCTACTGCTTATCTTCATTCTGCGCGCGCTGCTGTATCGTCCGGTGATGAATTTGCTCAACGAGCGCACCAAGCGTATCGAAGAGAGTGTGCGAGATGCAGAGAAGGTGCGTGAGCAGTTGGCAAATGCCAAGCGCGATTACGAGGCTGAACTGGCCAAAGCGCGTCAGGAGGCAGCCAGGATTGTGGCGCAAGCGCAAGAGCGGGCAAAGCAGCAGGAAGCTGAGATTATTGCGCAGGCGCGTCGTGAGGCCGAACGCTTGAAGGAGGAGGCTCGCGTGCAAGCTGAGCAAGAGCGTGCTCGTTTGCTGAGCGAGGCAAAGAGCCAGATTGCCGATCTGGTAACGTTGACGGCGAGTCGCGTGCTCGGCGCCGAGTTGCAGGCCCGCGGCCATGATGCGTTGATTGCCGAGTCGCTGGCGGCGCTCGATCGCCGGAACTAG